In the Tenrec ecaudatus isolate mTenEca1 chromosome 16, mTenEca1.hap1, whole genome shotgun sequence genome, one interval contains:
- the LCOR gene encoding ligand-dependent corepressor isoform X3 has protein sequence MQRMIQQFAAEYTSKTSSTQDPSQPNSTKNQSLPKASPVATSPSAATPQNPVLSKLLMADQDSPLDLTVRKSQSDPSGQDGVLDLSTKKSPCAGSTSLSHSPGCSSTQGNGENSAAEAIAVDSNKQSKSPLEKFMVKLCTHHQKQFIRVLNDLYTEAQPGNEDLPPSDSGAMEASTCTTGCAQLSNTHKEKDAMCLDTKSPPCENLLIDPSGSPSSLHLTDQTLKEPPPETNSVDGRENALTIVQKNFSELPTTKPDSGSSVDTSTLGYLTASNPSSLDLCHISKSVDSQAIEQEQDINASVSEDDKDRTQSSALVESLIASENSEAGNSCIVSERNSIKTLSEAALDSGFLGSMPRNADKENSLQCSSKTPLRQDLEAHEEDTRPKQENQFHSLGKNKMGYHIYPSDEGQYDHSKEGWLAPSPMPVVQKASNGHSRSKTTSSSIKTARKSKRASGLRINDYDNQCDVVYISQPITECHFENQRSILSSRKTARKSTRGYFFNGDCCELPTVRTLARNLHSQEKTSCSALASEAVVTPRQTLPVSATRLRACMHLSREDSSQEMTSLKEGGRTTSSENESQEPEVDELNQSSSRSREMIASSVGWLPPAPLPEKDLPEGHSTLVASTSRVSFHEQDQQPVKLLDTEELTASQICNLVPSTESISERSREEVLSSPKIVSREESPPCSEDQSLPMDLEPTVSLSQAEENKRISFEAKTSTNPEFQTSFSLEAQASVSPGAKIIVSPDAQTKVIPEAETSVSPETKTNVGPEAKPSVSLEAQKIIPLEAETSDCPEAEMSVSPEAEIIDIPEVEKGISLETKTSIDPETKTSDSPEVETSISPEPQASISPVSQTGVIPGVEISLSSEGQTSDNPEVETRVSSVAHTSISPEDKVEDTQELDRHLSLRESNIFTDENPDEEKEGTADTGELEGEESDVRQISGKDKCNPNTESPEENLDKKKKAKKFTEVSDRRLRSQLSDSSSTDRCLRNQISDSPSSCPEMRSSRNYPTKRSGKEGKSRGTSPDNLLTSSFQAKTLEDTENPIPDENPSEKDSEQESDVGGIITRQTFKTMLAKEVRVEKREMFPSRDPVTTAGQPLPAESLEICVESKLSMTNVQAPSERILGKKEPEQSEEKTAQEEVVEEVVGEADNGNAQPSDDHDAPTSSLGVSSSRSSDATGPPTVMPRPKRLTASTYNLRYAHSLGTLDTTKTTSEKETVSINPVPQEIEASTSGDPVEDDNVDTVVDDQPKFVEWCAEEENQELIANFNAQYMKVQKGWIQLEKEAQTTPKARNKADKLKEIWKSKKRSRKCKGSLEVQKFSPVQMLFMTNFKLSNVCKWFLETTETRSLVIVKKLNTRLPGDSPPVKHPLQKYSPSSPYPSSLQAERLKKHLKKFPGATPVRNNWKTQKLWAKFRENPGPVEPEDGSDISLGPNSDDSLEEVKEERNHHPPTNLPTPASTRILRKYSNIRGKLRAQQRLVKNEKTEGSPGVSAESKQGRKSVCINPLMSPKLALQVDADGFPVKPKSTEGGKGRKGKQTSESLPRAEGQNKRKRNEGSAQDKALPCNKDKGPALKTSKEKHFDGPTQTPVTKKPAARDKTSPLPKKISLKENKVRVPKKPPGKGCPPSRKEKENANKKPAHPSASEPLAKPAKQKGTGESSARPPKSTDRKQGSGKARARPLTKSPENSAAQRKRKLKAKLDSLHSKRRRLDAK, from the coding sequence TGAGAACTCAGCAGCAGAGGCAATAGCAGTAGATTCTAACAAGCAATCGAAGTCCCCACTGGAGAAGTTTATGGTCAAATTGTGCACTCATCATCAGAAGCAGTTCATTCGTGTTCTGAACGACTTGTATACTGAAGCTCAGCCAGGCAACGAGGACCTGCCACCTTCTGATTCTGGAGCAATGGAAGCGTCCACTTGTACTACtggctgtgcccagctgagcaacaCGCACAAAGAAAAGGATGCTATGTGTCTTGATACGAAGTCTCCTCCTTGTGAAAATTTGTTAATAGACCCATCAGGCTCACCCAGCTCTCTGCACTTGACAGACCAGACCCTTAAGGAGCCTCCTCCTGAGACAAACTCGGTAGATGGAAGAGAGAATGCCTTGACTATTGTCCAGAAAAATTTCTCTGAACTTCCAACCACTAAACCTGATTCTGGTAGTTCAGTAGATACTTCCACTCTGGGATACCTCACTGCATCTAATCCTTCCTCATTAGACTTATGCCACATCTCCAAAAGTGTGGACAGTCAAGCCATCGAACAGGAGCAAGACATAAATGCCAGCGTATCTGAGGATGATAAAGACCGGACACAGAGCTCAGCCCTAGTAGAAAGTCTAATTGCCTCTGAGAACAGTGAGGCGGGCAACAGCTGTATTGTGTCTGAAAGAAATTCAATCAAAACTTTATCAGAAGCAGCTTTGGATTCGGGTTTTCTAGGGAGCATGCCTAGAAATGCTGACAAGGAGAATAGTTTACAGTGTAGCTCGAAAACACCTTTGCGCCAAGATTTAGAGGCACATGAAGAAGACACAAGGCCAAAGCAAGAGAACCAATTTCACTCACTAGGAAAAAATAAGATGGGGTACCATATATATCCCAGTGATGAAGGCCAGTACGATCATTCCAAAGAGGGCTGGTTAGCCCCCAGCCCCATGCCAGTTGTACAAAAAGCATCTAATGGACACTCACGATCCAAGACAACGTCAAGTTCCATCAAGACTGCCCGGAAAAGTAAAAGGGCATCAGGGTTGCGGATAAACGATTACGATAACCAGTGTGATGTCGTTTATATCAGTCAGCCAATAACAGAATGCCACTTTGAGAATCAGAGATCAATCTTGTCATCTCGGAAAACTGCCAGAAAGAGTACCCGTGGATACTTTTTCAATGGTGATTGTTGTGAGCTGCCAACTGTTCGTACACTGGCCAGGAATTTGCACTCCCAGGAAAAAACAAGCTGCTCAGCGCTGGCATCAGAGGCAGTAGTTACCCCCAGGCAGACCCTCCCAGTTTCCGCTACTAGACTTAGAGCTTGTATGCACCTGTCCAGAGAAGACTCCAGTCAGGAGATGACCTCCCTCAAGGAAGGAGGCAGAACCACTTCATCTGAAAATGAATCTCAAGAGCCTGAGGTGGATGAACTGAATCAGAGCAGTTCTAGATCAAGGGAAATGATAGCTTCCAGCGTGGGGTGGCTGCCTCCTGCTCCCCTTCCTGAAAAAGACTTACCAGAAGGCCACTCCACACTGGTTGCTTCCACAAGTAGGGTATCTTTCCATGAGCAAGATCAACAACCAGTTAAACTGTTGGACACAGAGGAGCTAACTGCTTCTCAAATCTGTAACCTGGTTCCCTCTACTGAAAGCATTTCTGAGCGAAGCAGAGAAGAAGTTCTTTCCTCTCCTAAAATAGTTAGTAGAGAGGAAAGTCCTCCGTGTTCAGAAGATCAAAGTCTCCCAATGGACTTGGAACCTACTGTGAGTCTGAGCCAAgctgaggaaaacaaaaggatcagCTTTGAGGCCAAGACAAGCACCAACCCCGAGTTCCAGACAAGCTTCAGTCTTGAGGCTCAGGCAAGTGTCAGCCCGGGGGCTAAGATAATTGTCAGTCCTGACGCCCAGACAAAAGTCATTCCTGAGGCTGAAACAAGTGTTAGTCCTGAGACCAAGACAAATGTCGGTCCTGAGGCTAAGCCAAGTGTCAGCCTGGAGGCCCAGAAAATCATTCCTCTTGAGGCTGAAACAAGTGATTGTCCAGAAGCTGAGATGAGTGTCAGTCCTGAGGCCGAAATAATTGATATTCCTGAGGTGGAGAAAGGTATCAGTTTAGAAACTAAGACAAGCATCGATCCTGAGACTAAGACCAGTGATAGTCCAGAGGTTGAGACAAGCATCAGTCCTGAGCCCCAAGCAAGCATCAGCCCTGTGTCCCAGACAGGTGTCATTCCAGGGGTTGAGATAAGCCTCAGTTCTGAGGGCCAGACAAGTGATAATCCTGAGGTTGAGACCAGGGTCAGCTCTGTGGCTCACACTAGCATCAGTCCTGAGGACAAGGTTGAAGACACTCAGGAGCTCGATAGGCACCTATCCTTGAGGGAAAGCAATATTTTCACTGATGAAAATCCCGATGAAGAAAAGGAGGGAACAGCTGATACAGGAGAATTAGAAGGAGAAGAGAGTGATGTCAGACAAATCTCAGGAAAAGATAAGTGCAACCCTAACACTGAATCTCCTGAAGAGAATCTGGACAAGAAGAAAAAAGCCAAGAAATTCACCGAAGTTTCTGATAGGCGCTTAAGAAGTCAACTTTCAGACTCTTCCTCTACGGATAGGTGCCTAAGAAATCAAATTTCAGATTCTCCCTCTTCATGTCCTGAGATGAGGTCCTCAAGAAACTATCCTACAAAACGTTCCGGAAAAGAAGGAAAGTCTCGGGGGACCTCACCTGACAACTTGCTGACAAGCAGTTTCCAAGCAAAGACTCTGGAGGATACAGAAAACCCAATTCCTGATGAAAACCCCTCTGAGAAAGATTCTGAGCAGGAGAGTGATGTGGGTGGGATCATCACCAGGCAGACTTTCAAAACCATGCTGGCAAAAGAAGTCAGGGTAGAAAAAAGGGAGATGTTCCCCAGCCGTGATCCTGTAACCACAGCTGGCCAGCCCTTGCCTGCAGAGAGCCTAGAAATCTGTGTTGAGTCTAAATTAAGTATGACAAATGTTCAAGCTCCCTCTGAAAGGATTCTGGGTAAGAAGGAGCCAGAACAATCAGAAGAGAAGACAGCCCAGGAGGAGGTTGTGGAGGAGGTTGTAGGTGAGGCAGACAATGGAAACGCCCAGCCTTCAGATGATCATGATGCACCAACTAGCTCACTTGGGGTGTCAAGTAGTAGAAGTAGTGATGCTACTGGACCACCAACAGTGATGCCAAGACCTAAAAGATTGACTGCTTCAACCTACAACCTAAGATATGCACATTCCCTGGGCACCTTGGATACCACAAAAACTACTTCAGAGAAGGAAACTGtatccatcaacccagtgccgcaggaAATTGAAGCTTCCACGAGTGGAGATCCTGTTGAAGATGATAATGTGGACACAGTAGTGGATGACCAACCCAAGTTTGTGGAGTGGTGTGCTGAGGAGGAGAATCAAGAGCTCATTGCCAACTTCAATGCCCAGTACATGAAAGTTCAGAAAGGCTGGATCCAGTTGGAGAAAGAAGCACAGACAACACCCAAAGCCAGGAACAAGGCAGATAAACTGAAGGAGATTTGGAAAAGCAAGAAAAGGTCGCGGAAATGTAAGGGTTCTTTGGAGGTACAAAAGTTCTCCCCCGTTCAGATGCTATTTATGACCAACTTTAAATTATCTAATGTTTGCAAGTGGTTCTTAGAGACGACGGAAACTCGGTCTCTAGTTATTGTGAAGAAGCTCAACACCCGTCTGCCAGGAGATTCGCCCCCTGTTAAGCACCCTCTTCAGAAATACTCTCCTTCCAGCCCGTATCCGAGTTCGCTACAGGCAGAGCGCTTGAAAAAACACTTAAAGAAATTTCCTGGAGCTACTCCTGTTAGGAATAATTGGAAAACACAGAAGCTCTGGGCTAAGTTCCGAGAGAATCCTGGTCCAGTGGAGCCAGAGGATGGCAGTGACATCAGTCTCGGCCCCAACTCAGATGACAGCTTAGAGGAGGTCAAGGAGGAGAGAAACCACCATCCTCCTACCAACTTGCCCACTCCAGCCAGTACTCGAATCCTGAGGAAATACTCTAACATTCGAGGGAAACTTAGGGCCCAACAGCGTTTGGTCAAGAATGAGAAGACGGAGGGATCACCTGGTGTGTCTGCAGAAAGCAAACAGGGCCGGAAGAGTGTGTGCATCAACCCCCTGATGTCCCCCAAGCTTGCCCTGCAAGTGGATGCTGATGGGTTTCCTGTCAAGCCCAAGAGtactgagggagggaaggggagaaaggggaagcagaCCTCGGAAAGCTTGCCTCGAGCCGAGGgtcagaataaaagaaagagaaacgaAGGTAGCGCACAGGATAAAGCTCTTCCCTGCAACAAGGACAAAGGACCAGCCTTGAAAACCAGCAAAGAAAAGCATTTTGATGGCCCTACCCAAACCCCTGTGACCAAGAAGCCAGCCGCACGAGACAAAACCAGCCCCCTGCCCAAAAAGATCtctctgaaagaaaataaagtaaggGTCCCCAAAAAGCCCCCTGGGAAGGGCTGCCCTCCctccaggaaagaaaaagagaatgccAACAAAAAGCCTGCCCATCCCAGTGCCTCGGAGCCACTGGCCAAGCCTGCCAAGCAAAAAGGGACAGGTGAGTCCTCCGCAAGGCCGCCAAAGTCCACAGACAGGAAACAGGGCAGTGGGAAGGCCCGGGCCAGACCCCTGACCAAAAGCCCCGAGAACAGTGCCGCCCAGAGAAAGCGCAAGCTAAAGGCCAAGCTGGATTCTTTACACAGCAAACGGAGACGGCTGGATGCCAAGTGA
- the LCOR gene encoding ligand-dependent corepressor isoform X4, which yields MVKLCTHHQKQFIRVLNDLYTEAQPGNEDLPPSDSGAMEASTCTTGCAQLSNTHKEKDAMCLDTKSPPCENLLIDPSGSPSSLHLTDQTLKEPPPETNSVDGRENALTIVQKNFSELPTTKPDSGSSVDTSTLGYLTASNPSSLDLCHISKSVDSQAIEQEQDINASVSEDDKDRTQSSALVESLIASENSEAGNSCIVSERNSIKTLSEAALDSGFLGSMPRNADKENSLQCSSKTPLRQDLEAHEEDTRPKQENQFHSLGKNKMGYHIYPSDEGQYDHSKEGWLAPSPMPVVQKASNGHSRSKTTSSSIKTARKSKRASGLRINDYDNQCDVVYISQPITECHFENQRSILSSRKTARKSTRGYFFNGDCCELPTVRTLARNLHSQEKTSCSALASEAVVTPRQTLPVSATRLRACMHLSREDSSQEMTSLKEGGRTTSSENESQEPEVDELNQSSSRSREMIASSVGWLPPAPLPEKDLPEGHSTLVASTSRVSFHEQDQQPVKLLDTEELTASQICNLVPSTESISERSREEVLSSPKIVSREESPPCSEDQSLPMDLEPTVSLSQAEENKRISFEAKTSTNPEFQTSFSLEAQASVSPGAKIIVSPDAQTKVIPEAETSVSPETKTNVGPEAKPSVSLEAQKIIPLEAETSDCPEAEMSVSPEAEIIDIPEVEKGISLETKTSIDPETKTSDSPEVETSISPEPQASISPVSQTGVIPGVEISLSSEGQTSDNPEVETRVSSVAHTSISPEDKVEDTQELDRHLSLRESNIFTDENPDEEKEGTADTGELEGEESDVRQISGKDKCNPNTESPEENLDKKKKAKKFTEVSDRRLRSQLSDSSSTDRCLRNQISDSPSSCPEMRSSRNYPTKRSGKEGKSRGTSPDNLLTSSFQAKTLEDTENPIPDENPSEKDSEQESDVGGIITRQTFKTMLAKEVRVEKREMFPSRDPVTTAGQPLPAESLEICVESKLSMTNVQAPSERILGKKEPEQSEEKTAQEEVVEEVVGEADNGNAQPSDDHDAPTSSLGVSSSRSSDATGPPTVMPRPKRLTASTYNLRYAHSLGTLDTTKTTSEKETVSINPVPQEIEASTSGDPVEDDNVDTVVDDQPKFVEWCAEEENQELIANFNAQYMKVQKGWIQLEKEAQTTPKARNKADKLKEIWKSKKRSRKCKGSLEVQKFSPVQMLFMTNFKLSNVCKWFLETTETRSLVIVKKLNTRLPGDSPPVKHPLQKYSPSSPYPSSLQAERLKKHLKKFPGATPVRNNWKTQKLWAKFRENPGPVEPEDGSDISLGPNSDDSLEEVKEERNHHPPTNLPTPASTRILRKYSNIRGKLRAQQRLVKNEKTEGSPGVSAESKQGRKSVCINPLMSPKLALQVDADGFPVKPKSTEGGKGRKGKQTSESLPRAEGQNKRKRNEGSAQDKALPCNKDKGPALKTSKEKHFDGPTQTPVTKKPAARDKTSPLPKKISLKENKVRVPKKPPGKGCPPSRKEKENANKKPAHPSASEPLAKPAKQKGTGESSARPPKSTDRKQGSGKARARPLTKSPENSAAQRKRKLKAKLDSLHSKRRRLDAK from the coding sequence ATGGTCAAATTGTGCACTCATCATCAGAAGCAGTTCATTCGTGTTCTGAACGACTTGTATACTGAAGCTCAGCCAGGCAACGAGGACCTGCCACCTTCTGATTCTGGAGCAATGGAAGCGTCCACTTGTACTACtggctgtgcccagctgagcaacaCGCACAAAGAAAAGGATGCTATGTGTCTTGATACGAAGTCTCCTCCTTGTGAAAATTTGTTAATAGACCCATCAGGCTCACCCAGCTCTCTGCACTTGACAGACCAGACCCTTAAGGAGCCTCCTCCTGAGACAAACTCGGTAGATGGAAGAGAGAATGCCTTGACTATTGTCCAGAAAAATTTCTCTGAACTTCCAACCACTAAACCTGATTCTGGTAGTTCAGTAGATACTTCCACTCTGGGATACCTCACTGCATCTAATCCTTCCTCATTAGACTTATGCCACATCTCCAAAAGTGTGGACAGTCAAGCCATCGAACAGGAGCAAGACATAAATGCCAGCGTATCTGAGGATGATAAAGACCGGACACAGAGCTCAGCCCTAGTAGAAAGTCTAATTGCCTCTGAGAACAGTGAGGCGGGCAACAGCTGTATTGTGTCTGAAAGAAATTCAATCAAAACTTTATCAGAAGCAGCTTTGGATTCGGGTTTTCTAGGGAGCATGCCTAGAAATGCTGACAAGGAGAATAGTTTACAGTGTAGCTCGAAAACACCTTTGCGCCAAGATTTAGAGGCACATGAAGAAGACACAAGGCCAAAGCAAGAGAACCAATTTCACTCACTAGGAAAAAATAAGATGGGGTACCATATATATCCCAGTGATGAAGGCCAGTACGATCATTCCAAAGAGGGCTGGTTAGCCCCCAGCCCCATGCCAGTTGTACAAAAAGCATCTAATGGACACTCACGATCCAAGACAACGTCAAGTTCCATCAAGACTGCCCGGAAAAGTAAAAGGGCATCAGGGTTGCGGATAAACGATTACGATAACCAGTGTGATGTCGTTTATATCAGTCAGCCAATAACAGAATGCCACTTTGAGAATCAGAGATCAATCTTGTCATCTCGGAAAACTGCCAGAAAGAGTACCCGTGGATACTTTTTCAATGGTGATTGTTGTGAGCTGCCAACTGTTCGTACACTGGCCAGGAATTTGCACTCCCAGGAAAAAACAAGCTGCTCAGCGCTGGCATCAGAGGCAGTAGTTACCCCCAGGCAGACCCTCCCAGTTTCCGCTACTAGACTTAGAGCTTGTATGCACCTGTCCAGAGAAGACTCCAGTCAGGAGATGACCTCCCTCAAGGAAGGAGGCAGAACCACTTCATCTGAAAATGAATCTCAAGAGCCTGAGGTGGATGAACTGAATCAGAGCAGTTCTAGATCAAGGGAAATGATAGCTTCCAGCGTGGGGTGGCTGCCTCCTGCTCCCCTTCCTGAAAAAGACTTACCAGAAGGCCACTCCACACTGGTTGCTTCCACAAGTAGGGTATCTTTCCATGAGCAAGATCAACAACCAGTTAAACTGTTGGACACAGAGGAGCTAACTGCTTCTCAAATCTGTAACCTGGTTCCCTCTACTGAAAGCATTTCTGAGCGAAGCAGAGAAGAAGTTCTTTCCTCTCCTAAAATAGTTAGTAGAGAGGAAAGTCCTCCGTGTTCAGAAGATCAAAGTCTCCCAATGGACTTGGAACCTACTGTGAGTCTGAGCCAAgctgaggaaaacaaaaggatcagCTTTGAGGCCAAGACAAGCACCAACCCCGAGTTCCAGACAAGCTTCAGTCTTGAGGCTCAGGCAAGTGTCAGCCCGGGGGCTAAGATAATTGTCAGTCCTGACGCCCAGACAAAAGTCATTCCTGAGGCTGAAACAAGTGTTAGTCCTGAGACCAAGACAAATGTCGGTCCTGAGGCTAAGCCAAGTGTCAGCCTGGAGGCCCAGAAAATCATTCCTCTTGAGGCTGAAACAAGTGATTGTCCAGAAGCTGAGATGAGTGTCAGTCCTGAGGCCGAAATAATTGATATTCCTGAGGTGGAGAAAGGTATCAGTTTAGAAACTAAGACAAGCATCGATCCTGAGACTAAGACCAGTGATAGTCCAGAGGTTGAGACAAGCATCAGTCCTGAGCCCCAAGCAAGCATCAGCCCTGTGTCCCAGACAGGTGTCATTCCAGGGGTTGAGATAAGCCTCAGTTCTGAGGGCCAGACAAGTGATAATCCTGAGGTTGAGACCAGGGTCAGCTCTGTGGCTCACACTAGCATCAGTCCTGAGGACAAGGTTGAAGACACTCAGGAGCTCGATAGGCACCTATCCTTGAGGGAAAGCAATATTTTCACTGATGAAAATCCCGATGAAGAAAAGGAGGGAACAGCTGATACAGGAGAATTAGAAGGAGAAGAGAGTGATGTCAGACAAATCTCAGGAAAAGATAAGTGCAACCCTAACACTGAATCTCCTGAAGAGAATCTGGACAAGAAGAAAAAAGCCAAGAAATTCACCGAAGTTTCTGATAGGCGCTTAAGAAGTCAACTTTCAGACTCTTCCTCTACGGATAGGTGCCTAAGAAATCAAATTTCAGATTCTCCCTCTTCATGTCCTGAGATGAGGTCCTCAAGAAACTATCCTACAAAACGTTCCGGAAAAGAAGGAAAGTCTCGGGGGACCTCACCTGACAACTTGCTGACAAGCAGTTTCCAAGCAAAGACTCTGGAGGATACAGAAAACCCAATTCCTGATGAAAACCCCTCTGAGAAAGATTCTGAGCAGGAGAGTGATGTGGGTGGGATCATCACCAGGCAGACTTTCAAAACCATGCTGGCAAAAGAAGTCAGGGTAGAAAAAAGGGAGATGTTCCCCAGCCGTGATCCTGTAACCACAGCTGGCCAGCCCTTGCCTGCAGAGAGCCTAGAAATCTGTGTTGAGTCTAAATTAAGTATGACAAATGTTCAAGCTCCCTCTGAAAGGATTCTGGGTAAGAAGGAGCCAGAACAATCAGAAGAGAAGACAGCCCAGGAGGAGGTTGTGGAGGAGGTTGTAGGTGAGGCAGACAATGGAAACGCCCAGCCTTCAGATGATCATGATGCACCAACTAGCTCACTTGGGGTGTCAAGTAGTAGAAGTAGTGATGCTACTGGACCACCAACAGTGATGCCAAGACCTAAAAGATTGACTGCTTCAACCTACAACCTAAGATATGCACATTCCCTGGGCACCTTGGATACCACAAAAACTACTTCAGAGAAGGAAACTGtatccatcaacccagtgccgcaggaAATTGAAGCTTCCACGAGTGGAGATCCTGTTGAAGATGATAATGTGGACACAGTAGTGGATGACCAACCCAAGTTTGTGGAGTGGTGTGCTGAGGAGGAGAATCAAGAGCTCATTGCCAACTTCAATGCCCAGTACATGAAAGTTCAGAAAGGCTGGATCCAGTTGGAGAAAGAAGCACAGACAACACCCAAAGCCAGGAACAAGGCAGATAAACTGAAGGAGATTTGGAAAAGCAAGAAAAGGTCGCGGAAATGTAAGGGTTCTTTGGAGGTACAAAAGTTCTCCCCCGTTCAGATGCTATTTATGACCAACTTTAAATTATCTAATGTTTGCAAGTGGTTCTTAGAGACGACGGAAACTCGGTCTCTAGTTATTGTGAAGAAGCTCAACACCCGTCTGCCAGGAGATTCGCCCCCTGTTAAGCACCCTCTTCAGAAATACTCTCCTTCCAGCCCGTATCCGAGTTCGCTACAGGCAGAGCGCTTGAAAAAACACTTAAAGAAATTTCCTGGAGCTACTCCTGTTAGGAATAATTGGAAAACACAGAAGCTCTGGGCTAAGTTCCGAGAGAATCCTGGTCCAGTGGAGCCAGAGGATGGCAGTGACATCAGTCTCGGCCCCAACTCAGATGACAGCTTAGAGGAGGTCAAGGAGGAGAGAAACCACCATCCTCCTACCAACTTGCCCACTCCAGCCAGTACTCGAATCCTGAGGAAATACTCTAACATTCGAGGGAAACTTAGGGCCCAACAGCGTTTGGTCAAGAATGAGAAGACGGAGGGATCACCTGGTGTGTCTGCAGAAAGCAAACAGGGCCGGAAGAGTGTGTGCATCAACCCCCTGATGTCCCCCAAGCTTGCCCTGCAAGTGGATGCTGATGGGTTTCCTGTCAAGCCCAAGAGtactgagggagggaaggggagaaaggggaagcagaCCTCGGAAAGCTTGCCTCGAGCCGAGGgtcagaataaaagaaagagaaacgaAGGTAGCGCACAGGATAAAGCTCTTCCCTGCAACAAGGACAAAGGACCAGCCTTGAAAACCAGCAAAGAAAAGCATTTTGATGGCCCTACCCAAACCCCTGTGACCAAGAAGCCAGCCGCACGAGACAAAACCAGCCCCCTGCCCAAAAAGATCtctctgaaagaaaataaagtaaggGTCCCCAAAAAGCCCCCTGGGAAGGGCTGCCCTCCctccaggaaagaaaaagagaatgccAACAAAAAGCCTGCCCATCCCAGTGCCTCGGAGCCACTGGCCAAGCCTGCCAAGCAAAAAGGGACAGGTGAGTCCTCCGCAAGGCCGCCAAAGTCCACAGACAGGAAACAGGGCAGTGGGAAGGCCCGGGCCAGACCCCTGACCAAAAGCCCCGAGAACAGTGCCGCCCAGAGAAAGCGCAAGCTAAAGGCCAAGCTGGATTCTTTACACAGCAAACGGAGACGGCTGGATGCCAAGTGA